From the genome of Desulfuromonas acetoxidans DSM 684:
AGTGGAATTTCACAACTGAACAGAGAGATAAAACGATGTCATCACTACACCGCCTGGAAAACCCATCGGCAGAACCCGCTTTACAACATACTCTCGACTCGGAGCAGGGCTCTTTTGTCACCTGGCTTGATAACATTATCACTCATCGTCGGTTGACACCCTGGTTTCAACCCATCGTTGATCTGGCCGACGGAAAAATCATCGGCTACGAAGCCCTGGTACGCGGCCCATCCAACTCGCCCCTGCACTCTCCGGCCAACCTGTTCAATGCCGCCATCCATTGTGATCGGCTCACAGAGTTGGAGATGTTGTGCCGTGATGTCAATATTGAGTTCTTTTCCCGCTTGAAACTGCCGGGAAAACTGTTTCTTAATGTCAGCCCTAAAGCCTTGCTGGAACCCAATTTCCCCCATGGGTTCACCCGTCAAACCTTGGCGCACTATGGCATGGATCCACGCAATGTGGTGATTGAACTGACCGAGAATTTCCCAATTCTCGACATCGAAACCATTCGCAGCGCCCTTAACCACTACCGCCAGGAAGGGTTTAAAGTTGCTTTGGACGACCTGGGTTCAGCTTACGCAGGATTGCGGTTATGGTCGGAGCTGAAGCCGGACCTGGTCAAATTCGATAAATATTTCATCCAGTCCATCAATCGTGACAAGCATAAGAAACAACTGATCCAATCGTTGCAGGAAATTGCTAAATGTGTTGACTGCCGAACCATTGCCGAAGGCATTGAAACCCTCGAAGAATATTATGTGGTTCAGGCGTTGGGTGTCACCTATGGGCAAGGATATTATTTCAGTCGCCCCAGTCCCAGTCCCCCCCAGCAGTTACCAAGCAATATCGTTCTCAACCACGAAACCAATCAGCAAAACCACTTTAAATGGCGGACCGAATCTGTTTCGGGACTGATTAAAACCGTCCCGACAACCTGTTCGTCAACCACCCTGAACACAGTTGGTGATCTGTTTGAAAACATGCCGGAACTGTTGGCTCTGCCCGTCGTCGATGAGGGGCAGCCGGTGGGAATGCTGCACCGTCATGAAGTGATGAATATTCTCGCCAGCCGCTATGGCCGTGACTTGCGTGGTAATAACTCCATTCGTGAATTCATGAACATCTCGCCTCTGTGTATTGAAAAAGATGTTCCCATCGAAAAGCTCAGTGAGATCATCACCAAGGATGACAGCAAATATCAGGGCAACTATTTTATCATCACCGACAACGACTCTTACCTCGGCGTTGGCATGGTCACAGATCTTTTGAAACGGATTACCGAATTGCAGATCCGCAATGCCCGCTACGCCAACCCGTTAACACTGTTGCCCGGCAATGTACCGATTAATGAACATCTGGAGCATCTTCTGGAAAACTACCTGCCCTTCACGGCCTGTTATTTTGATCTGGACAACTTCAAACCGTTCAACGATTTGTACGGTTACAGCCGTGGCGACATGGTGATCCGACTACTCGGCACCATTCTCCAGAGCGCTTGCAATCCTCAATGCGACTTTATCGGCCATATTGGCGGCGATGACTTCATGATCATTTTTCGCAGCCAGGACTGGAAGCAGCGCTGCAAGATGATTCTCGCCCGTTTTGAAGAAGAAGTGATCGAGCTGTTTGACGAAGAGGATCGCAAACAAGGCGGTATCACCTCCACTGACCGCACAGGGCAGACAACTTTTTACGCCATCACCTCCGTCTCGATTGGAGCCACCTCTTTTGATGGAGATACCAATCACTGCTGCAGCCAGCATGAAATCGCCTTGCTGGCCTCAGAAGCCAAAAAAATTGCCAAAAAAACGGCTGGCAACACGTTGTTTATCAATCGACGTAAGTGCTCCTGTGGTTCCTGAGTGAAAAGGCAATTCAGCAAGGCGTTAAGAACATCTGTTGCTTATGTCCTCTTTTGTCGGCTATCACAAAAAAACATTTTCAAATAAAAAAGGCTCCCGGAAAACCGGGAGCCTTTTTTTGATCCATCCTGTTACTGCAACGATTAGATGTCGTAGTAGAGGTTGAATTCCTCAGGAACGGGACGCATGCGAACGGGGTTAACCTCGTTCTCAGTTTTGTACTCGATCCATGTGTCGATAACGTCTTGAGTGAAAACGTCACCTTTGAGCAGGAATTCGTGGTCTTCTTTAAGTGCGTCAAGAGCTTCCTCCAGAGAAGAAGCAACACACGGAATGTCTTTGAGTTCTTCAGGAGACAGACCGTAGATGTCTTTGTCCAGAGGCTGACCCGGATCGATTTTGTTCTCGATGCCGTCAAGACCTGCCATCAGCAATGCGGCGAATGCCAGGTAGCCGTTGCAGGAAGGGTCAGGCGTACGGTACTCAACACGCTTAGCAGCGGGAGCGTTGGTTACCGGAATACGCAGGGAAGCGGAACGGTTACGGTTGGAGTAAGCCAGGTTAACCGGAGCTTCAAAACCAGGAACCAGACGCTTATAAGAGTTGGTGCTGGGGTTAGTGAAAGCACACAGAGCTTTGGCGTGCTTCATGATACCACCAATGTAGTACATGGCCATTTTGGACAGGCCGCCGTAGCCGTCGCCGGCAAACTGGTTAACGCCGTCTTTCCAGATCGACTGGTGGCAGTGCATACCGGAACCATTGTCATTGTAG
Proteins encoded in this window:
- a CDS encoding GGDEF domain-containing protein, encoding MSSLHRLENPSAEPALQHTLDSEQGSFVTWLDNIITHRRLTPWFQPIVDLADGKIIGYEALVRGPSNSPLHSPANLFNAAIHCDRLTELEMLCRDVNIEFFSRLKLPGKLFLNVSPKALLEPNFPHGFTRQTLAHYGMDPRNVVIELTENFPILDIETIRSALNHYRQEGFKVALDDLGSAYAGLRLWSELKPDLVKFDKYFIQSINRDKHKKQLIQSLQEIAKCVDCRTIAEGIETLEEYYVVQALGVTYGQGYYFSRPSPSPPQQLPSNIVLNHETNQQNHFKWRTESVSGLIKTVPTTCSSTTLNTVGDLFENMPELLALPVVDEGQPVGMLHRHEVMNILASRYGRDLRGNNSIREFMNISPLCIEKDVPIEKLSEIITKDDSKYQGNYFIITDNDSYLGVGMVTDLLKRITELQIRNARYANPLTLLPGNVPINEHLEHLLENYLPFTACYFDLDNFKPFNDLYGYSRGDMVIRLLGTILQSACNPQCDFIGHIGGDDFMIIFRSQDWKQRCKMILARFEEEVIELFDEEDRKQGGITSTDRTGQTTFYAITSVSIGATSFDGDTNHCCSQHEIALLASEAKKIAKKTAGNTLFINRRKCSCGS